The following proteins come from a genomic window of Andrena cerasifolii isolate SP2316 chromosome 6, iyAndCera1_principal, whole genome shotgun sequence:
- the LOC143370005 gene encoding translocon-associated protein subunit gamma, translated as MSGKSKAFTKEEELLLQDFSRNVSTKSSALFYGNAFIVSAIPIWLFWRIHLIDIYANLISFFLVTLASTYALALAYKNTKFVLKHKIAVKREDAVTKEMSRKLAEDKKMSKKEKDERILWKKNEVADYEATTFSIFYNNALFLALVIVSSFYILKTFTPAVNYIFSVGATSALLALLSTGS; from the exons ATGTCCGGTAAATCGAAGGCGTTCACCAAAGAAGAGGAGCTTCTCCTACAAGACTTCTCGCGTAATGTGTCGACCAAGTCCTCGGCGCTGTTTTACGGCAACGCTTTCATCGTCTCAGCCATCCCCATCT GGCTCTTCTGGAGGATCCACCTGATCGACATCTACGCGAACCTGATTTCCTTCTTCTTAGTCACGCTGGCCAGTACCTACGCACTGGCGCTAGCGTACAAGAACACCAAGTTTGTTCTTAAACATAAG ATTGCAGTGAAGAGGGAGGATGCAGTGACGAAAGAGATGAGCAGGAAACTGGCGGAAGATAAGAAGATGAGCAAGAAGGAAAAGGATGAAAG GATTCTGTGGAAGAAGAACGAGGTGGCTGATTACGAGGcgacgaccttttccatcttcTACAATAACGCCCTGTTCTTAGCTCTGGTGATCGTATCTTCGTTCTACATTCTGAAGACGTTCACACCAGCTGTTAATTATATATTCTCTGTGGGCGCGACTAGCGCGCTGTTGGCGCTACTGTCGACTGGTTCTTAA